CCCAGGTGATCTGGACCGGAGGACTAAATGGTTTAGTGTCTTCTTCGAATAACAATAACCTGAGCAGAATTGAATATTCCGTGAATCAGGCATTTACTCAATCTGCTTACTTAAATAAAAAATAAGATGAAAAAGTTTAAACTATTTATACTAGCGAGCGTATTATCTACCGGTTTATTCGCTCAGGACAATTTCTTCGCGATTACGTATAACATGGCAGCACCTATGGGTGAAACTAAAGATTTCATCGACAAGTATAGCTGGGGAGCGATGGGCCTTGAATGGAAGAAAATGATGTCGGACAATGTATCTGTTGGATTGAATATTTCATGGCAGATATTGAGTCAAAAAATCAACAAAGCAACACTTGAGATTCCGGAAAGAAATATGACTTTATCCGGAACACAATTGCGTTACTTAAACTATTTCCCAATGACTTTAACAGGTAATTATTTTTTCAACCCTGAAGGTAAAGTCATTCCTTTTGTAGGTGCGGGAGCTGGTTTATACAGAGTATTACAAAGATTTGATATCAGTGGTTTTGCGTATAATCAAGATACCTGGAACTTTGGGTTCTATCCTGAAGCAGGTGTGATCTTCCCTACAGGAGGTAGTGCAGATTTCTTTGTGAATACTAAATACCACTACGTGCTTCCAGCTGGAGGACACCAAAGTCACAATTTCTTAAACATTAATGTTGGGTTTAGTTATT
This genomic interval from bacterium SCSIO 12643 contains the following:
- a CDS encoding outer membrane beta-barrel protein codes for the protein MKKFKLFILASVLSTGLFAQDNFFAITYNMAAPMGETKDFIDKYSWGAMGLEWKKMMSDNVSVGLNISWQILSQKINKATLEIPERNMTLSGTQLRYLNYFPMTLTGNYFFNPEGKVIPFVGAGAGLYRVLQRFDISGFAYNQDTWNFGFYPEAGVIFPTGGSADFFVNTKYHYVLPAGGHQSHNFLNINVGFSYFY